In Pangasianodon hypophthalmus isolate fPanHyp1 chromosome 3, fPanHyp1.pri, whole genome shotgun sequence, a single genomic region encodes these proteins:
- the LOC113542143 gene encoding CD276 antigen isoform X2 has protein sequence MSVHTEAPSWMCFVHFIFLLAPVSCNTEFEISVPTRVQMAVYGEAVLLSCTFPVSGSWDAGSSVITWQRHLEVVHSFFHGRDHPRYQSPRYANRTSLFHQEMNKGNASLRLDRTTLEDAGEYTCSISTQLGSQMKSFGLKVAAFYTEPRLHISMLNDGHVEVRVTSEGGYPSPSLQWLMGNESDITNVTHTQLRQDQHTRLYSVNSKLNLSGTVNSSITFIMKNPDLGQEIRRNIDLLSENGRHDEYKQKVSALFLLGLLTGVVFILFVISVVIFLRQKRLFKCFSPNGDVSEVQSSELSLYSNHQRQAETCSGEENECVAEPRSR, from the exons ATGAGCGTTCACACCGAGGCTCCATCATGGATGTGCTTTGTGCATTTCATCTTCCTGCTCGCTCCAGTGTCCTGTAACA CTGAGTTTGAGATCTCGGTACCCACTCGTGTACAGATGGCTGTGTACGGCGAGGCGGTGCTTCTGTCCTGCACGTTCCCAGTGAGCGGCTCGTGGGACGCAGGCAGCAGCGTGATCACGTGGCAGCGCCACCTAGAGGTGGTCCACAGTTTCTTCCACGGCCGAGACCATCCGCGGTACCAGAGCCCGAGATACGCCAACCGCACCAGCCTGTTCCACCAGGAGATGAACAAGGGGAACGCATCGCTCAGGCTGGACCGTACCACTCTGGAGGATGCGGGGGAGTACACCTGCTCCATCAGCACTCAGCTGGGCAGCCAGATGAAGAGCTTCGGCCTCAAAGTAGCAG CGTTCTACACCGAGCCTCGTCTGCACATCTCCATGCTGAACGACGGCCACGTGGAGGTGCGGGTGACCTCAGAGGGCGGGTACCCCTCCCCCtcgctgcagtggctgatgggtaaCGAGAGCGACATCACCAACGTCACACACACGCAGCTGAGGCAGGACCAACACACACGTCTGTACAGCGTGAATAGTAAACTGAACCTGAGCGGCACCGTCAACTCCTCCATCACCTTCATCATGAAGAACCCAGATCTGGGCCAGGAGATCAGGAGGAACATCGACCTCCTCTCAG aaaatggaAGACATGACGAATACAAACAGAAAGTCTCTGCACTGTTCCTTCTCGGACTGCTCACTGGGGTGGTTTTTATACTTTTTGTAATTTCagtagtaatttttttaaggCAGAAAAGGCTATTTAAGTGTTTCTCCCCAAACGGTGATGTTTCAGAAGTACAGAGTTCAGAATTATCGCTGTATTCGAACCATCAGCGACAGGCTGAAACATGTTCAGGAGAAGAAAACGAGTGTGTTGCTGAACCTCGGAGCAGATGA
- the LOC113542143 gene encoding CD276 antigen isoform X1 translates to MKKLTQVQSSHFILNMMVFNVSPSMFVSVAEFEISVPTRVQMAVYGEAVLLSCTFPVSGSWDAGSSVITWQRHLEVVHSFFHGRDHPRYQSPRYANRTSLFHQEMNKGNASLRLDRTTLEDAGEYTCSISTQLGSQMKSFGLKVAAFYTEPRLHISMLNDGHVEVRVTSEGGYPSPSLQWLMGNESDITNVTHTQLRQDQHTRLYSVNSKLNLSGTVNSSITFIMKNPDLGQEIRRNIDLLSENGRHDEYKQKVSALFLLGLLTGVVFILFVISVVIFLRQKRLFKCFSPNGDVSEVQSSELSLYSNHQRQAETCSGEENECVAEPRSR, encoded by the exons ATGAAGAAGCTAACGCAAGTCCAGTCGTCTCACTTCATCCTGAACATGATGGTCTTTAACGTTTCACCCTCCATGTTTGTCTCCGTAGCTGAGTTTGAGATCTCGGTACCCACTCGTGTACAGATGGCTGTGTACGGCGAGGCGGTGCTTCTGTCCTGCACGTTCCCAGTGAGCGGCTCGTGGGACGCAGGCAGCAGCGTGATCACGTGGCAGCGCCACCTAGAGGTGGTCCACAGTTTCTTCCACGGCCGAGACCATCCGCGGTACCAGAGCCCGAGATACGCCAACCGCACCAGCCTGTTCCACCAGGAGATGAACAAGGGGAACGCATCGCTCAGGCTGGACCGTACCACTCTGGAGGATGCGGGGGAGTACACCTGCTCCATCAGCACTCAGCTGGGCAGCCAGATGAAGAGCTTCGGCCTCAAAGTAGCAG CGTTCTACACCGAGCCTCGTCTGCACATCTCCATGCTGAACGACGGCCACGTGGAGGTGCGGGTGACCTCAGAGGGCGGGTACCCCTCCCCCtcgctgcagtggctgatgggtaaCGAGAGCGACATCACCAACGTCACACACACGCAGCTGAGGCAGGACCAACACACACGTCTGTACAGCGTGAATAGTAAACTGAACCTGAGCGGCACCGTCAACTCCTCCATCACCTTCATCATGAAGAACCCAGATCTGGGCCAGGAGATCAGGAGGAACATCGACCTCCTCTCAG aaaatggaAGACATGACGAATACAAACAGAAAGTCTCTGCACTGTTCCTTCTCGGACTGCTCACTGGGGTGGTTTTTATACTTTTTGTAATTTCagtagtaatttttttaaggCAGAAAAGGCTATTTAAGTGTTTCTCCCCAAACGGTGATGTTTCAGAAGTACAGAGTTCAGAATTATCGCTGTATTCGAACCATCAGCGACAGGCTGAAACATGTTCAGGAGAAGAAAACGAGTGTGTTGCTGAACCTCGGAGCAGATGA
- the LOC128318022 gene encoding CD276 antigen-like isoform X1 → MKKLTQVQSSHFILNMMVFNVSPSMFVSVAEFEISVPTRVQMAVYGEAVLLSCTFPVSGSWDAGSSVITWQRHLEVVHTFFHGRDHPLYQSPRYANRTSLFHQEMNKGNASLRLDRTTLEDAGEYTCSISTQLGSQMKSFGLKVAAFYTEPRLHISMLNDGHVEVRVTSEGGYPSPSLQWLMGNESDITSVTHTQLRQDQHTRLYSVNSKLNLSGTVNSSITFVMKNPDLGQEIRRNIDLLSENGGFDKSVQRAVIIGPYVAGVAILAVIISVFIFAKRHWMLKRDNSQNTADVRNVESSAAL, encoded by the exons ATGAAGAAGCTAACACAAGTCCAATCGTCTCACTTCATCCTGAACATGATGGTCTTTAACGTTTCACCCTCCATGTTTGTCTCCGTAGCTGAGTTTGAGATCTCGGTACCCACTCGTGTACAGATGGCTGTGTACGGCGAGGCGGTGCTTCTGTCCTGCACGTTCCCAGTGAGCGGCTCGTGGGACGCAGGCAGCAGCGTGATCACGTGGCAGCGCCACCTAGAGGTGGTCCACACTTTCTTCCACGGCCGAGACCATCCGCTGTACCAGAGCCCGAGATACGCCAACCGCACCAGCCTGTTCCACCAGGAGATGAACAAGGGGAACGCATCGCTCAGGCTGGACCGTACCACTCTGGAGGACGCGGGGGAGTACACCTGCTCCATCAGCACTCAGCTGGGCAGCCAGATGAAGAGCTTCGGCCTCAAAGTAGCAG CGTTCTACACCGAGCCTCGTCTGCACATCTCCATGCTGAACGACGGCCACGTGGAGGTGCGGGTGACCTCAGAGGGCGGGTACCCCTCCCCCtcgctgcagtggctgatgggtaaCGAGAGCGACATCACCAGCGTCACACACACGCAGCTGAGGCAGGACCAACACACACGTCTGTACAGCGTGAACAGTAAACTGAACCTGAGCGGCACCGTCAACTCCTCCATCACCTTCGTCATGAAGAACCCAGATCTGGGCCAGGAGATCAGGAGGAACATCGACCTCCTCTCAG aaaatggAGGATTTGACAAAAGCGTACAGCGAGCAGTAATCATTGGACCTTACGTTGCTGGAGTTGCGATACTAGCCGTGATcatttcagtgttcatttttgCTAAACGACATTGGATGTTAAAAAGGGACAACTCCCAAAATACTGCAGATGTGAGGAATGTAGAGTCATCAGCAGCTTTGTAA
- the LOC128318022 gene encoding CD276 antigen-like isoform X3 has product MNERLRPEDSSAEFEISVPTRVQMAVYGEAVLLSCTFPVSGSWDAGSSVITWQRHLEVVHTFFHGRDHPLYQSPRYANRTSLFHQEMNKGNASLRLDRTTLEDAGEYTCSISTQLGSQMKSFGLKVAAFYTEPRLHISMLNDGHVEVRVTSEGGYPSPSLQWLMGNESDITSVTHTQLRQDQHTRLYSVNSKLNLSGTVNSSITFVMKNPDLGQEIRRNIDLLSENGGFDKSVQRAVIIGPYVAGVAILAVIISVFIFAKRHWMLKRDNSQNTADVRNVESSAAL; this is encoded by the exons ATGAACGAACGCCTCAGACCTGAAGACTCGTCAG CTGAGTTTGAGATCTCGGTACCCACTCGTGTACAGATGGCTGTGTACGGCGAGGCGGTGCTTCTGTCCTGCACGTTCCCAGTGAGCGGCTCGTGGGACGCAGGCAGCAGCGTGATCACGTGGCAGCGCCACCTAGAGGTGGTCCACACTTTCTTCCACGGCCGAGACCATCCGCTGTACCAGAGCCCGAGATACGCCAACCGCACCAGCCTGTTCCACCAGGAGATGAACAAGGGGAACGCATCGCTCAGGCTGGACCGTACCACTCTGGAGGACGCGGGGGAGTACACCTGCTCCATCAGCACTCAGCTGGGCAGCCAGATGAAGAGCTTCGGCCTCAAAGTAGCAG CGTTCTACACCGAGCCTCGTCTGCACATCTCCATGCTGAACGACGGCCACGTGGAGGTGCGGGTGACCTCAGAGGGCGGGTACCCCTCCCCCtcgctgcagtggctgatgggtaaCGAGAGCGACATCACCAGCGTCACACACACGCAGCTGAGGCAGGACCAACACACACGTCTGTACAGCGTGAACAGTAAACTGAACCTGAGCGGCACCGTCAACTCCTCCATCACCTTCGTCATGAAGAACCCAGATCTGGGCCAGGAGATCAGGAGGAACATCGACCTCCTCTCAG aaaatggAGGATTTGACAAAAGCGTACAGCGAGCAGTAATCATTGGACCTTACGTTGCTGGAGTTGCGATACTAGCCGTGATcatttcagtgttcatttttgCTAAACGACATTGGATGTTAAAAAGGGACAACTCCCAAAATACTGCAGATGTGAGGAATGTAGAGTCATCAGCAGCTTTGTAA
- the LOC128318022 gene encoding CD276 antigen-like isoform X2, whose translation MSGTVQCSALSSFLLLLTAVCCHTEFEISVPTRVQMAVYGEAVLLSCTFPVSGSWDAGSSVITWQRHLEVVHTFFHGRDHPLYQSPRYANRTSLFHQEMNKGNASLRLDRTTLEDAGEYTCSISTQLGSQMKSFGLKVAAFYTEPRLHISMLNDGHVEVRVTSEGGYPSPSLQWLMGNESDITSVTHTQLRQDQHTRLYSVNSKLNLSGTVNSSITFVMKNPDLGQEIRRNIDLLSENGGFDKSVQRAVIIGPYVAGVAILAVIISVFIFAKRHWMLKRDNSQNTADVRNVESSAAL comes from the exons CTGAGTTTGAGATCTCGGTACCCACTCGTGTACAGATGGCTGTGTACGGCGAGGCGGTGCTTCTGTCCTGCACGTTCCCAGTGAGCGGCTCGTGGGACGCAGGCAGCAGCGTGATCACGTGGCAGCGCCACCTAGAGGTGGTCCACACTTTCTTCCACGGCCGAGACCATCCGCTGTACCAGAGCCCGAGATACGCCAACCGCACCAGCCTGTTCCACCAGGAGATGAACAAGGGGAACGCATCGCTCAGGCTGGACCGTACCACTCTGGAGGACGCGGGGGAGTACACCTGCTCCATCAGCACTCAGCTGGGCAGCCAGATGAAGAGCTTCGGCCTCAAAGTAGCAG CGTTCTACACCGAGCCTCGTCTGCACATCTCCATGCTGAACGACGGCCACGTGGAGGTGCGGGTGACCTCAGAGGGCGGGTACCCCTCCCCCtcgctgcagtggctgatgggtaaCGAGAGCGACATCACCAGCGTCACACACACGCAGCTGAGGCAGGACCAACACACACGTCTGTACAGCGTGAACAGTAAACTGAACCTGAGCGGCACCGTCAACTCCTCCATCACCTTCGTCATGAAGAACCCAGATCTGGGCCAGGAGATCAGGAGGAACATCGACCTCCTCTCAG aaaatggAGGATTTGACAAAAGCGTACAGCGAGCAGTAATCATTGGACCTTACGTTGCTGGAGTTGCGATACTAGCCGTGATcatttcagtgttcatttttgCTAAACGACATTGGATGTTAAAAAGGGACAACTCCCAAAATACTGCAGATGTGAGGAATGTAGAGTCATCAGCAGCTTTGTAA